A region of the Acinetobacter defluvii genome:
AAAAGTATTTAAATGAAACAGATTTTTTAAAATTAGATGATACTTTGGTTCATTTATTGCAAATTGTACAAAATGAAAAACTAGATCAAAAAAAATATGATGAAATACTAAATAACACTATGATTCATAAATTAAATTATATAAAAGATATTATTCCAAATTCATTTAATGCCTATCTATTATCTCAATATAAATAATTGATAATAATTCTCAATTACTTTTTTGGGTTCAATGGGTTAAAAATATTCCAAAAAAAAATGTAAAATATATTTAAATTAATTATATGAAAGTAATTGATTTTAAATGTTATTTTTCAATGATTTTTAAAAAATGAAAAATAAAATAGACTATAGTGTATACTTATTAAGTATTTAGTTAACTCTAAATTTTTTATGCAAAGTTCTCCTTTAGTCTCAATTATTACACCATTTTTCAATAATCAGACAACAATTATTGAAACTATTATAAGTGTAAAGAGTCAGTCATATAATAATATTGAGCATATTATTATTGATGATGGTTCTTCTACGCCAATTTTTGAAGTAAAAACGATTAAAAATTATTTATCAGATATTATCACTATTCAGCAAAAAAATATGGGCGTTGCAGCTGCACGCAATAATGCTGTTCAGCAAGCAAAAGGAGATATTTTAGTCTTTTTAGATGCAGATGATTTGATCGATACTTTGTATGTAGAAAAAGTGGTAAGCGCTTTCTTACAATATAATAATGCCTCAATGGTCGCATGTTATGTTCAAGAAATTGGGCGTTCCCAGAAAAAAATTAAAATTAAAAAATTTAATTTAGAGGAGTTTTATTTTCATAATACGTTATTTCCCTCTATTATGGCAGTTAAAAAAGACTTATTTGATCAAGTGGGGGGTTATAATACATCACTAAAAGTTTGTGAAGATTGGGATTTATATTTAAAAATAGCGAAAATTAACCCGAATGTTTTTATTATTCCTGAGTATTTATTTTATTATAGAAAACATAAAAATTTATCAAGTTTAACTGATTTGATGAGTAAAGATAAGCATATTGTACATCAAGCTTATTATCAGTTATATAGGGAACATTATAATTTTTATGATGAAGTTTTAGTTTCTCCATTAAATGTTGCTTATTTAAAACTAAAAACGGATAAACGTGTAAAGAAGGTTTTTAAAATAATTAAAATTTTGTTGGCATTTATTTTATTGTGTGCAGTTCTAAACTTAAAAATATCTTATATTGATACTTTTGGATTGATTGTAAATATTTCTGGAATTTTTTTAATTTTAATTTTATTTTTTTTAATGTCCCATGCGGAAAAAAAGCTAAAGAAATTTAATTTTGATAAAATTCCACAAATTCACACAACAAAGGA
Encoded here:
- a CDS encoding glycosyltransferase; translation: MQSSPLVSIITPFFNNQTTIIETIISVKSQSYNNIEHIIIDDGSSTPIFEVKTIKNYLSDIITIQQKNMGVAAARNNAVQQAKGDILVFLDADDLIDTLYVEKVVSAFLQYNNASMVACYVQEIGRSQKKIKIKKFNLEEFYFHNTLFPSIMAVKKDLFDQVGGYNTSLKVCEDWDLYLKIAKINPNVFIIPEYLFYYRKHKNLSSLTDLMSKDKHIVHQAYYQLYREHYNFYDEVLVSPLNVAYLKLKTDKRVKKVFKIIKILLAFILLCAVLNLKISYIDTFGLIVNISGIFLILILFFLMSHAEKKLKKFNFDKIPQIHTTKE